The following proteins come from a genomic window of Natrinema saccharevitans:
- a CDS encoding MFS transporter → MSDSSADSTSRPVVYAVVASTFFVGFGGGVVFPILPNLGEVLGISAFMVGVILSANRWTRLVANGPAGALVDRIGTRKPFVAGLAIEGAATAGYVVAITSAVPEFWFVLARVCWGVGSALVFATAYTITADVSDAGSRGESMGIVRAGITFGFPAGMVLGGLVSEVYGNVAAFVLAAGFAGLASIIAFFIVPETHVDSPDQSIKPWDLETTLPALTVGLVNFGLYFAYFGVLFSTLVLYLDAESTVLTLEVAGMGLEYGEQGTSGLLMAVSALSGALFTILGGKISDAVGARVPVLLVFLVTSCLGFAVLTVAPSLSVVVVACALVGAGQGGVGGPLTALLADLTPEDRMGRAMGTNNVFGDVGGAVGPLLSLPFAEAIGFDVLYALSATIPLLAGAILVVGIYSYTGSLSPTVEESIV, encoded by the coding sequence GTGTCAGACTCGAGCGCCGACTCCACCTCCCGTCCCGTCGTCTACGCCGTCGTCGCGAGTACCTTCTTCGTCGGCTTCGGTGGCGGGGTCGTCTTTCCCATCCTGCCGAACCTCGGCGAGGTACTCGGCATCTCGGCGTTTATGGTCGGCGTCATCCTCTCGGCCAATCGCTGGACGCGGCTGGTCGCGAACGGGCCGGCCGGCGCGCTCGTCGACCGGATCGGCACCCGGAAACCGTTCGTCGCGGGGCTGGCGATCGAGGGGGCCGCGACCGCGGGCTACGTCGTCGCGATCACCTCAGCGGTGCCCGAGTTCTGGTTCGTCCTCGCGCGGGTCTGCTGGGGTGTCGGCAGCGCGCTCGTATTCGCGACGGCCTACACGATCACCGCCGATGTCAGCGACGCCGGGTCGCGTGGCGAGAGCATGGGCATCGTCCGTGCCGGGATCACCTTCGGCTTCCCCGCGGGCATGGTGCTGGGCGGACTCGTCAGCGAGGTCTACGGCAACGTCGCGGCCTTCGTTCTCGCGGCCGGCTTCGCCGGGCTGGCGAGTATCATCGCCTTCTTCATCGTCCCCGAGACCCACGTCGACAGCCCCGATCAGTCGATCAAGCCCTGGGACCTCGAAACGACGCTCCCCGCCCTGACCGTCGGACTGGTCAACTTCGGACTCTACTTCGCGTACTTCGGTGTCCTGTTCTCGACGCTGGTGTTGTATCTCGACGCCGAGTCGACGGTCCTCACCCTCGAGGTCGCTGGGATGGGCCTCGAGTACGGCGAGCAGGGGACCTCCGGGCTCTTGATGGCCGTCTCGGCGCTTTCGGGCGCGCTCTTTACCATCCTCGGCGGGAAGATCAGCGACGCCGTCGGGGCTCGCGTCCCCGTGTTGCTCGTCTTCCTCGTGACGAGCTGTCTCGGGTTCGCGGTCCTGACGGTCGCGCCGTCGCTCTCGGTCGTCGTCGTCGCCTGCGCGCTGGTCGGCGCGGGACAGGGCGGCGTCGGCGGCCCGCTGACCGCGCTGTTGGCCGACCTCACGCCCGAGGACCGGATGGGACGGGCGATGGGGACCAACAACGTCTTCGGCGACGTCGGCGGCGCGGTCGGGCCGCTGCTCTCGCTGCCCTTCGCCGAGGCGATCGGCTTCGACGTGCTGTACGCGCTCAGTGCGACGATCCCGCTGCTGGCCGGCGCGATCCTCGTGGTCGGGATCTACTCCTACACGGGCAGCCTGAGTCCGACCGTCGAGGAGTCGATCGTCTGA
- a CDS encoding tRNA sulfurtransferase, whose amino-acid sequence MHPPGADTVLVRHGDVNTKSNTVKRYMEDLLAANLEALLSARSIPGEVERRWSRPLIHTESDAVEAATDAATDTFGVVSASPALTTSTEKARILEALAETARERYGGGTFAVDARRADKSLPYDSEDLAREAGNAIWAAVEDEFEPDVDLDDPDLTFGVEVREDAAFIYLEQRDGPGGLPLGSQESVIALVSGGIDSPVAAYEMMRRGSPIVPAYVDLGDYGGIDHEARAMETVRLLSEYAPNFDMQVYRIPGGETVDRLVREMEQGRMLSLRRFFYRAAETLAERVDADGIVTGEAAGQKSSQTVRNLGVTSRATRLPIHRPLLTWDKQDIVARAREIGTFNDSTIDAGCNRVTPDQVETNARLKPLLEHEPDDLLERAEEAAQSAELVALD is encoded by the coding sequence ATGCACCCCCCGGGAGCCGATACCGTCCTCGTCCGTCACGGGGACGTCAACACGAAGAGCAACACCGTCAAGCGGTACATGGAGGACCTCCTCGCGGCAAACCTCGAGGCCCTCCTGTCCGCGCGGTCGATTCCCGGCGAGGTCGAGCGCCGGTGGAGCCGGCCGCTGATCCACACCGAGAGCGACGCCGTCGAGGCCGCCACCGACGCCGCCACCGACACGTTCGGCGTCGTCTCCGCCAGCCCCGCCCTGACGACCAGTACGGAGAAAGCGCGGATCCTCGAGGCCCTCGCGGAGACGGCCCGGGAACGCTACGGCGGCGGCACGTTCGCGGTCGACGCCCGCCGAGCGGACAAGAGCCTGCCCTACGACAGCGAGGACCTCGCCCGCGAGGCGGGCAACGCCATCTGGGCGGCCGTCGAGGACGAGTTCGAGCCCGACGTCGATCTCGACGATCCCGACCTGACCTTCGGCGTCGAGGTCCGCGAGGACGCGGCCTTCATCTACCTCGAGCAGCGCGACGGCCCGGGCGGGCTCCCGCTGGGTTCCCAGGAGTCGGTCATCGCCCTGGTCAGCGGCGGCATCGACTCGCCGGTCGCGGCCTACGAGATGATGCGCCGCGGCAGCCCGATCGTACCGGCCTACGTCGACCTCGGCGATTACGGCGGGATCGACCACGAGGCCCGCGCGATGGAGACGGTCCGGCTCCTCTCGGAATACGCGCCGAACTTCGACATGCAGGTCTACCGGATCCCGGGCGGCGAGACGGTCGATCGTCTGGTCCGCGAGATGGAGCAGGGGCGGATGCTCTCACTCCGACGGTTCTTCTACCGGGCCGCCGAGACGCTGGCCGAACGCGTCGACGCCGACGGCATCGTCACCGGCGAGGCCGCCGGCCAGAAGTCCAGCCAGACCGTCCGCAACCTGGGGGTCACCAGCCGCGCGACCCGACTCCCGATCCACCGCCCGCTCCTGACCTGGGACAAGCAGGACATCGTCGCCCGCGCCCGCGAGATCGGCACCTTCAACGACTCGACGATCGACGCCGGCTGCAACCGCGTCACCCCCGATCAGGTCGAGACCAACGCCCGCCTGAAGCCCCTGCTCGAGCACGAACCGGACGACCTGCTCGAGCGCGCCGAGGAAGCAGCGCAGAGCGCAGAGCTTGTCGCTCTCGACTGA
- a CDS encoding DUF5804 family protein yields the protein MTRVCLIGEAGSDLQYELLSRETAREALSTYDLERPFENSLALRTVSVGAAVSLLNDLNWYCTRFVNEAFVREPSISDDEWLSRALATQLRNGEIDADETGEFCKIYGLERVVPAVEDEAGTADTAAASGTDESAAASEGEENGDAAASSGADGGPTYRLVEPLYVRRTDGDLPEYDLRDVAETLVVRLTEAEYTP from the coding sequence GTGACCCGCGTCTGTCTCATCGGCGAGGCCGGGAGCGACCTCCAGTACGAACTCCTCTCGCGGGAAACGGCCCGCGAGGCGCTTTCGACCTACGACTTGGAGCGGCCGTTCGAGAACTCGCTGGCCCTGCGGACGGTCAGCGTCGGGGCCGCCGTCTCGCTGTTGAACGACCTGAACTGGTACTGCACGCGGTTCGTCAACGAGGCGTTCGTCCGGGAACCGAGCATCAGCGACGACGAGTGGCTCTCGCGAGCGCTCGCGACCCAGCTCCGGAACGGGGAGATCGACGCCGACGAGACGGGCGAGTTCTGCAAGATCTACGGCCTCGAGCGGGTCGTCCCCGCCGTCGAGGACGAGGCCGGCACAGCCGATACGGCGGCCGCGAGCGGGACTGACGAGTCCGCGGCCGCGAGCGAGGGCGAAGAAAACGGAGACGCTGCAGCCTCGAGCGGGGCCGACGGGGGACCGACCTATCGGCTCGTCGAGCCGCTGTACGTCCGGCGAACGGACGGCGATCTTCCGGAGTACGACCTCCGCGACGTCGCGGAGACGCTGGTCGTTCGCCTGACCGAAGCGGAGTATACGCCGTAG
- a CDS encoding PLP-dependent cysteine synthase family protein: protein MKGSILDTIGSPLVQVDSPEGATVAAKIESFNPGGSAKDRPAREMVRAAERDGLIEPGDWLVEPTSGNTGIGLALVAAARDYDLTIVMPSDKSKERQQVMAAYGADLELVDGDMEDARARAEELEAEGAVQLGQFENPANPEAHYKTTGPEIIEQVGDREIDAFVAGVGTGGTISGIGRRLREEFPDVEIVAVEPERNAVLSTGESGNDEFQGMGPGFVSDNLDRDLLDRVETVKLEDAEDECRRLAREEGILVGQSSGATSLVSQRIAREIADPALECPEVPTAFDDVGATASPETDGGRADDCPLVVTVFWDSGERYLSTGLFD, encoded by the coding sequence ATGAAAGGGAGCATCCTGGACACGATCGGCTCGCCGCTGGTCCAGGTCGACTCGCCGGAGGGCGCGACGGTCGCGGCCAAGATCGAATCGTTCAACCCCGGCGGCTCGGCCAAGGACCGGCCGGCCCGCGAGATGGTGCGAGCCGCCGAACGCGACGGGCTGATCGAACCCGGTGACTGGCTCGTCGAACCCACGAGCGGCAATACGGGAATCGGGCTCGCGCTCGTCGCGGCCGCCCGCGACTACGACCTGACGATCGTCATGCCCTCTGACAAGTCGAAGGAACGCCAGCAGGTCATGGCGGCCTACGGGGCCGACCTCGAGTTAGTCGACGGCGACATGGAGGACGCCCGCGCCCGCGCCGAAGAACTCGAGGCCGAGGGCGCGGTCCAACTGGGCCAGTTCGAGAACCCCGCGAACCCCGAGGCCCACTACAAGACGACCGGGCCGGAGATCATCGAACAGGTCGGCGACCGCGAGATCGACGCCTTCGTCGCCGGCGTCGGCACCGGCGGCACGATCTCGGGGATCGGCAGGCGGCTCCGCGAGGAGTTCCCCGACGTCGAGATCGTCGCGGTCGAACCCGAACGAAACGCCGTCCTCTCGACCGGCGAGTCCGGCAACGACGAGTTCCAGGGGATGGGGCCCGGCTTCGTCAGCGACAACCTCGACCGCGACCTGCTCGACCGCGTCGAGACTGTCAAGCTCGAGGACGCCGAGGACGAGTGTCGCCGCCTCGCCCGCGAGGAGGGGATCCTCGTGGGCCAATCGAGCGGCGCGACCAGTCTCGTCTCCCAACGGATCGCCCGCGAGATCGCCGATCCCGCCCTCGAGTGTCCGGAGGTTCCAACGGCGTTCGACGACGTCGGCGCGACGGCCTCGCCGGAAACCGACGGCGGACGAGCCGACGACTGCCCGCTCGTCGTCACGGTCTTCTGGGACAGCGGCGAGCGCTACCTCTCGACCGGCCTCTTCGACTGA
- a CDS encoding TlpA family protein disulfide reductase, translating to MSLETMRPNPTWDAASYEEAVETLAAHNDELVYKVWGGDWCKDCRALLPDFGAALEAAEVPDDRIEEINVDEDKQGPGVEAYDIEYIPTIVVENDDGEEIVRFVEEEDVPPAVWLASEIESRLG from the coding sequence ATGAGTCTCGAGACCATGCGGCCGAACCCGACGTGGGACGCGGCGTCCTACGAGGAGGCGGTCGAGACGCTCGCAGCGCACAACGACGAACTCGTGTACAAGGTCTGGGGCGGCGACTGGTGCAAGGACTGTCGGGCACTGCTGCCCGATTTCGGCGCGGCGCTCGAGGCCGCCGAGGTTCCCGACGACCGTATCGAGGAGATCAACGTCGATGAGGACAAGCAGGGGCCGGGCGTCGAGGCGTACGACATCGAATACATCCCGACGATCGTCGTCGAGAACGACGACGGCGAGGAGATCGTCCGCTTCGTCGAGGAGGAGGACGTGCCGCCGGCGGTCTGGCTCGCAAGTGAGATCGAGTCGAGACTCGGTTAG
- a CDS encoding PIN domain-containing protein encodes MILDTSFLIDLFDGQRHAFEKGQQLSDEGAVQRVPSPVVTELSYGAAFGDEDERRAVRNALRMYPVVEQTDRIAQRAGRLLARADMDADGRSGIDKVDPMVAAVADRYDEPVLTANVADFEALGVAVETY; translated from the coding sequence ATGATCCTCGATACGTCGTTTCTCATCGATCTCTTCGACGGTCAGCGACACGCGTTCGAGAAGGGGCAGCAATTGTCCGACGAGGGGGCCGTCCAACGGGTCCCGTCACCGGTAGTCACGGAACTCTCGTACGGTGCCGCGTTCGGTGACGAAGACGAACGGCGAGCAGTTCGAAACGCGCTCCGGATGTATCCGGTCGTCGAACAGACGGACCGCATCGCCCAACGCGCCGGCCGGTTACTCGCTCGAGCGGATATGGACGCCGACGGCCGGAGCGGAATCGACAAAGTCGATCCGATGGTCGCAGCCGTCGCGGACCGATACGACGAGCCAGTACTGACGGCCAACGTGGCCGATTTCGAGGCACTCGGTGTCGCCGTCGAGACCTACTAA
- a CDS encoding thioredoxin domain-containing protein, translating to MTDPTRRNRLDEEESPYLRQHADNPVNWQPWDEQALETAKERDVPIFLSIGYSACHWCHVMEEESFADEAVAEVLNENFVPIKVDREERPDVDSIYMTVCQLVRGQGGWPLSAWLTPEGEPFFIGTYFPREGKRGQPGFPDLCRRISDSWESEEDREEMEHRAQQWTDAAKDRLEETPDGTGVGGGAAEPPSSDVLEAAADAVRRSADRQYGGFGTGQKFPQPSRLRVLARTYDRTGREEYREVLEETLDAMAAGGLSDHVGGGFHRYCVDRDWTVPHFEKMLYDNAEIPRAFLAGYQLTGEDRYAETVADTLAFVDRELTHDEGGFFSTLDAQSEGPETGEREEGAFYVWTPAEVHDVLEDETDASLFCAGFDVTEAGNFEGANQPNRVARVSELAAQFDLEESEVLKRLDSARKRLFEAREERPRPARDEKILAGWNGLMISTYAEAALVLGEDEYAETAVDALAFVRDRLWDADAKRLSRRYKDGDVAVDGYLEDYASLARGALDCYQATGEVDHLAFALELARVIEAEFWDADRGTLYFTPESGESLVTRPQELGDQSTPSSTGVAVETLLALDEFAREDFAEIAATVLETHANELEANALEHATLCLAADRLEAGALEVTVAADELPTEWREAFASRYLPDRLFALRPPTADGLEAWLDRLGLEDAPPIWAGREARDGEPTLYVCRARTCSPPTHEVDEALEWLGENVADIGSGETTVDESGSPF from the coding sequence ATGACCGACCCGACGCGGCGCAACCGGCTCGACGAGGAGGAAAGCCCCTACCTGCGCCAGCACGCGGACAACCCCGTCAACTGGCAGCCGTGGGACGAGCAAGCCCTCGAGACCGCCAAGGAACGTGACGTCCCCATCTTCCTCTCGATCGGCTACTCGGCGTGTCACTGGTGTCACGTGATGGAGGAGGAGAGCTTCGCCGACGAGGCCGTCGCCGAGGTGCTCAACGAGAACTTCGTTCCGATCAAGGTCGACCGCGAGGAGCGCCCCGACGTCGACAGCATCTACATGACCGTCTGCCAGCTCGTCCGCGGACAGGGCGGCTGGCCGCTCTCGGCGTGGCTCACGCCCGAGGGCGAGCCCTTCTTTATCGGGACCTACTTTCCGCGGGAAGGAAAGCGGGGCCAGCCCGGCTTTCCGGACCTCTGTCGGCGGATCAGCGACTCCTGGGAGAGCGAGGAGGACCGCGAGGAGATGGAACACCGCGCCCAGCAGTGGACCGACGCGGCGAAAGACCGACTCGAGGAGACCCCCGACGGGACGGGCGTCGGGGGCGGGGCCGCCGAACCGCCCTCGAGCGACGTGCTCGAGGCGGCAGCCGACGCCGTCCGCCGGAGCGCCGACCGCCAGTACGGCGGCTTCGGCACCGGGCAGAAGTTCCCCCAGCCCTCGCGGCTGCGCGTCCTCGCGCGGACGTACGACCGCACCGGCCGCGAGGAGTACCGCGAGGTACTCGAGGAGACCTTAGACGCGATGGCCGCCGGCGGGCTTTCCGACCACGTCGGCGGCGGCTTCCACCGCTACTGCGTCGACCGGGACTGGACGGTCCCTCACTTCGAGAAGATGCTCTACGACAACGCGGAGATCCCGCGAGCCTTCCTCGCGGGCTACCAGCTCACCGGCGAGGACCGCTACGCCGAGACCGTCGCGGACACGCTGGCGTTCGTCGATCGGGAGCTGACCCACGACGAGGGCGGTTTCTTCAGCACGCTCGACGCCCAGAGCGAAGGTCCCGAGACCGGCGAGCGCGAGGAGGGCGCGTTCTACGTCTGGACGCCCGCGGAGGTCCACGACGTCCTCGAGGACGAGACCGACGCTTCGCTCTTCTGTGCCGGGTTCGACGTCACCGAGGCGGGCAACTTCGAGGGGGCGAACCAACCCAACCGCGTCGCCCGTGTGTCGGAACTGGCCGCGCAGTTCGACCTCGAGGAGAGCGAGGTCCTGAAACGGCTCGACTCGGCTCGAAAGCGGCTGTTCGAGGCCCGCGAGGAGCGGCCCCGACCCGCTCGCGACGAGAAGATACTGGCGGGCTGGAACGGGCTGATGATCTCGACCTACGCCGAGGCGGCGCTGGTCCTCGGCGAGGACGAGTACGCCGAGACGGCGGTCGACGCCCTCGCGTTCGTCCGCGATCGGCTCTGGGACGCGGACGCGAAACGACTCTCGCGGCGGTATAAGGATGGGGACGTGGCGGTCGACGGCTACCTCGAGGACTACGCCTCCCTCGCTCGTGGCGCGCTCGATTGCTATCAGGCCACCGGCGAGGTCGACCACCTCGCGTTCGCGCTCGAGCTGGCTCGGGTCATCGAGGCCGAGTTCTGGGACGCCGACCGCGGGACGCTCTACTTCACCCCCGAGAGCGGCGAGTCGCTCGTCACGCGGCCTCAGGAACTGGGCGACCAGTCGACGCCCTCGTCGACCGGCGTCGCGGTCGAGACGCTGCTCGCGCTCGACGAGTTCGCACGGGAAGACTTCGCTGAGATCGCCGCCACCGTCCTCGAGACCCACGCGAACGAACTCGAGGCCAACGCCCTCGAACACGCGACGCTGTGTCTCGCCGCCGACCGACTCGAGGCCGGCGCGCTCGAGGTGACCGTCGCGGCCGACGAGTTGCCGACCGAGTGGCGCGAGGCGTTCGCGTCGCGGTACCTGCCCGATCGGCTGTTCGCGTTGCGGCCGCCGACGGCGGACGGGCTCGAGGCGTGGCTCGACCGGCTCGGGCTCGAGGACGCGCCCCCGATCTGGGCCGGCCGCGAGGCCCGCGACGGTGAGCCGACGCTGTACGTCTGTCGCGCCCGGACGTGTTCACCGCCGACCCACGAGGTGGACGAGGCGCTCGAGTGGCTCGGCGAGAACGTCGCTGACATCGGATCGGGCGAGACGACCGTCGACGAATCTGGCAGTCCGTTCTGA
- the acnA gene encoding aconitate hydratase AcnA, protein MASDTFPDAIREFEHDGETYKMADLTVLEEQGLCDLEKLPVSIRILLESVLRNADGETIDEDAVRAAASWKPDVPDAEVPFTVSRVVLQDLTGVPAVVDLAALRSAADRKGVDPTVVEPEVPCDLVIDHSVQVDHFGSGDAYEKNVEIEYERNEERYRAIKWAQEAFDEFNVVPPGTGIVHQVNLEHLGRVVHEREVDGEQWLVPDTLVGTDSHTPMIGGIGSVGWGVGGIEAEAALLGQPINMSLPEVVGVRLSGDLPDGATATDLVLHITEKLRQVGVVDKFVEFFGPGVAELSVADRATISNMAPEQGSTISMFPVDEKTLEYLELTGRDPDHIDLVREYLEAQGLFGEQDPEFTEVVDFDLGEVEPSLAGHKKPHARIPMGDLDEHFPTLLEEEGVLPSGAAESDGGLVAEQTPSLEEKVPVELDDGTEVEIGHGDILVSAITSCTNTSNPSVMVGAGLLARNAAERGLEVPDYVKTSLAPGSRVVTEYLKRADLLDDLEELGYHVVGYGCTTCIGNAGPLPEPVEAAIDEHDLWTTSVLSGNRNFEARIHPKIKANYLASPPLVVAYGLAGRMDIDLETEPIGTDDEGEPVYLEDIWPDTEEIRETIHESVSPEMFEEKYASIYEGDERWEALDAPTGEVYDWDPESTYIREPPFFKDFPLEEPGVDNVEDARALLTLGDTVTTDHISPAGPFGEDLPAGQWLTERGVEPYEFNTYGSRRGNHEVMMRGTFANVRIENELLDGKEGGYTIHHPTGEETTVFEASERYREEDTPLIVMAGEELGTGSSRDWAAKGTDLLGIRATIGKSYERIYRDNLIGMGVLPLQFRDGEGWEELGLEGDEYFEIEGLEDGLEPNAELTVTAEDDDETTEFEVTAQVDTPMAVEYVENGGVLHLVLRRLLNEELQ, encoded by the coding sequence ATGGCAAGTGATACGTTCCCGGACGCGATCCGGGAGTTCGAACACGACGGCGAGACCTACAAGATGGCCGATCTCACGGTCCTCGAGGAGCAGGGGCTCTGTGACCTCGAGAAACTGCCGGTGAGCATCCGGATCTTGCTCGAGTCGGTGCTGCGCAACGCCGACGGGGAGACGATCGACGAAGACGCCGTCCGCGCGGCGGCCTCGTGGAAACCCGACGTGCCGGACGCCGAGGTGCCGTTTACCGTCTCGCGGGTCGTCCTGCAGGACCTGACCGGCGTCCCGGCGGTCGTCGACCTCGCGGCACTGCGCTCCGCGGCCGATCGCAAGGGCGTCGACCCGACGGTCGTCGAGCCCGAAGTCCCCTGTGACCTCGTGATCGACCACAGCGTGCAGGTCGACCACTTCGGAAGCGGGGACGCCTACGAGAAGAACGTCGAGATCGAGTACGAGCGCAACGAGGAGCGCTATCGCGCGATCAAGTGGGCCCAGGAGGCGTTCGACGAGTTCAACGTCGTCCCGCCGGGAACCGGGATCGTCCACCAGGTCAACCTGGAACACCTCGGCCGCGTCGTCCACGAGCGCGAAGTCGACGGTGAGCAGTGGCTCGTGCCCGACACGCTCGTCGGCACGGACAGCCACACCCCGATGATCGGCGGCATCGGATCCGTCGGCTGGGGTGTCGGCGGTATCGAGGCCGAGGCCGCGCTGCTCGGCCAGCCGATCAACATGAGCCTGCCGGAGGTCGTCGGCGTCCGTCTGTCGGGCGACCTCCCCGACGGCGCGACCGCGACCGACCTCGTGCTCCATATCACCGAGAAACTGCGCCAGGTCGGCGTCGTCGACAAGTTCGTCGAGTTCTTCGGTCCCGGCGTCGCCGAACTCTCGGTCGCCGACCGCGCGACCATCTCGAACATGGCCCCCGAACAGGGCTCGACCATCAGCATGTTCCCCGTCGACGAGAAGACCCTCGAGTACCTCGAGCTGACGGGTCGCGACCCCGACCACATCGACCTCGTCAGAGAGTACCTCGAGGCACAGGGCCTCTTCGGCGAGCAGGACCCCGAGTTCACCGAGGTCGTCGACTTCGACCTGGGCGAGGTCGAACCCAGCCTCGCGGGCCACAAAAAGCCTCACGCCCGCATCCCGATGGGCGATCTCGACGAGCACTTCCCGACGCTGCTCGAGGAGGAAGGCGTCCTCCCCTCGGGTGCCGCCGAGAGCGACGGCGGACTCGTCGCCGAGCAGACGCCCTCGCTCGAGGAAAAGGTCCCAGTCGAACTCGATGACGGCACCGAGGTCGAGATCGGCCACGGCGACATTCTCGTCAGCGCGATCACGTCCTGTACGAACACGTCGAACCCGTCCGTGATGGTCGGCGCTGGCTTGCTGGCCCGTAACGCGGCCGAACGGGGGCTCGAAGTACCCGACTACGTCAAGACCAGCCTCGCACCCGGCAGCCGCGTCGTCACGGAGTATCTAAAGCGGGCGGACCTGCTCGACGACCTCGAGGAACTGGGCTACCACGTCGTCGGCTACGGCTGTACGACCTGTATCGGCAACGCCGGCCCGCTGCCGGAGCCGGTCGAGGCGGCCATCGACGAACACGATCTCTGGACGACGAGCGTCCTCTCGGGCAACCGCAACTTCGAGGCCCGGATCCACCCGAAGATCAAGGCCAACTACCTCGCGTCCCCGCCGCTGGTCGTCGCCTACGGCCTCGCGGGACGGATGGACATCGACCTCGAGACCGAGCCGATCGGCACCGACGACGAGGGCGAACCGGTCTACCTCGAGGACATCTGGCCCGACACCGAGGAAATCCGCGAGACGATCCACGAGAGCGTCTCCCCCGAGATGTTCGAGGAGAAGTACGCGAGCATCTACGAGGGCGACGAACGCTGGGAGGCACTCGACGCCCCGACCGGCGAGGTCTACGACTGGGATCCCGAATCGACCTACATCCGCGAGCCGCCGTTCTTCAAGGACTTCCCGCTCGAGGAGCCCGGCGTCGACAACGTCGAGGACGCGCGCGCACTGCTGACACTTGGTGACACCGTCACGACCGACCACATCAGCCCCGCCGGGCCCTTCGGCGAGGACCTGCCGGCCGGCCAGTGGCTCACAGAGCGCGGCGTCGAACCCTACGAGTTCAACACCTACGGCTCGCGCCGCGGCAACCACGAGGTCATGATGCGCGGCACCTTCGCGAACGTCCGCATCGAAAACGAACTGCTGGACGGCAAGGAAGGTGGCTACACGATCCACCACCCGACCGGCGAGGAGACCACCGTCTTCGAAGCCTCCGAGCGCTACCGCGAGGAAGACACGCCGCTGATCGTCATGGCCGGCGAGGAACTCGGGACCGGCTCGAGCCGTGACTGGGCCGCGAAAGGGACCGACCTGCTCGGTATCCGCGCGACCATCGGCAAGAGCTACGAGCGGATCTACCGTGACAACCTCATCGGCATGGGCGTCTTGCCCCTGCAGTTCCGGGACGGCGAGGGCTGGGAGGAACTCGGCCTCGAGGGCGACGAATACTTCGAAATCGAGGGTTTAGAGGACGGCCTCGAGCCCAACGCCGAACTGACGGTCACCGCCGAGGACGACGACGAGACCACCGAGTTCGAGGTCACCGCACAGGTCGACACGCCGATGGCGGTCGAGTACGTCGAAAACGGCGGCGTTCTCCACCTCGTACTCCGTCGCCTGCTTAACGAAGAACTGCAGTAA
- a CDS encoding calcium-binding protein has protein sequence MAALGAGAMTGTGAAQDGGDGEVIVHADDYFPDTDFTVAASLNDQTRDDLLEETGAADEFDTPDDWDAYIITYDFGGTAPSMGILMTEEADLSQGDSETMGADGEFRNPELAMVEATLGASGNGGNGDDMGDDGGNGDDMGDDGGNGGDAGDDGGNGGGAGDDGGNGGGAGGDGGGAGDNETGGGN, from the coding sequence ATGGCGGCTCTCGGCGCGGGAGCGATGACGGGAACCGGGGCTGCTCAGGACGGTGGCGACGGCGAAGTGATCGTCCACGCGGACGACTACTTCCCCGATACGGATTTCACCGTCGCAGCGTCGCTGAACGACCAGACGAGAGACGACCTGCTCGAGGAGACCGGTGCGGCCGACGAGTTCGACACCCCCGACGACTGGGACGCGTACATCATCACCTACGACTTCGGTGGAACTGCCCCGTCGATGGGCATCCTGATGACGGAGGAAGCCGACCTCAGCCAGGGTGACAGCGAAACGATGGGAGCGGACGGAGAGTTCCGTAACCCCGAACTTGCAATGGTCGAAGCAACCCTCGGGGCCTCCGGTAACGGCGGCAACGGTGACGACATGGGCGACGACGGCGGCAACGGTGACGACATGGGCGACGACGGCGGTAACGGCGGCGATGCAGGCGACGACGGCGGTAACGGTGGCGGTGCAGGCGACGACGGCGGTAACGGTGGCGGTGCAGGCGGCGACGGCGGCGGTGCAGGCGATAACGAGACTGGCGGCGGCAACTAA